The region tagaGCACCTTTATAAACCATTTATATAAACACAGTGAATTAAATAACAGTATGTGTTCAGGGCAGTATTCGCCGGTACtgaaacaattcaattcagtttatttgtatagcccaatttcacaaattacaaatttgtctcggagtgctttacaatctgtacacatagacatccctgccccaaaacctagTGTCATGCTCCCTGTTATGGAATGAAGAAGTGGTAGTCTCGCGATACTTCATCGTACTACGGTTGGTTCTTTATGCGGAGCGGGGAAGAAGTGGTGCTCTCGCGATACTTCATCATACTACGGGTCGGAGTGAGGAAAAAGCGGTAGTCTGGTGATACGTCATCATACTACGGATCGGTTCCTTGTGCGGAGCGGTGAAGAAGTGGTAGTCTCGCGATACTTCATCATACTACGGGTCGGTTCTTTGTGCTGAGTGAGGAAAAAGCGGTAGTCTGGTGATACTTCATCATACTACGGGTCGGTTCCTTGTGCGGAGCGGTGAAGAAGTGGTAGTCTCGCGAAACGTCATCTTACTACGGTTGGTTCTTTGTGCGGAGCGAGGAAGAAGCGGTAGTCTCGTGATACTTCATCATACTACGGATCGGTTCTTTGTGCGGAGAGGGGAAGAAGTGGAAGTCTCGCGAAACTTCACCACTACAGGCGGTTCGAATTGGAAGTCTCGCGATAATTCACCACAGTACGGGTCTTTGTGCAGAGCGGGAGCGGATCAGCTAACACGCAGCAGCTAATCTCCCGTTGTAAGAGCCGGTTTGTCCGCGTGGCATCAGAACAGCATTGTGATCGATAACACAAACCGTTCATATCGCCACCTGTCCGTCCACCTTACAGGTAAGATCGATGACGTCTGCTCGTTGCGTGAGCTCCTGCTGAAATACTCAACCAGCGCCATTAGCCGCGGAGCAGCTTTGTGTGTCCTAACATGTGGTTATCTGTGGTTAACGTCAGCTGCTGGTTAGTGTTAGTTAGCTCGGTGAGTTAGGGTTAGTGAGCTCCCGCTGAAATACTCAACCAGCGCCATTAGCCGCTGTGTGGCTAACATTAAGCCAACATTCAATTCCGTTTCTTTTGTAGAGCCCAACATTACACATTcccctcggagggctttacaatctgtacgcatacgacatccctgacctttgacctcacatcaggacAAACTTCCCAACAAGgaaagacaccttcaggagagcaaataaaagcaaaatgtcATGTGTATGTGGTTAGCTGCTGGTTAGTAGCGAGTTAGGGTTAGTTGGGTTAGTAGAGTCCCTGGTGTTAATTCATCAAGCAGACGGTAGTCCGGGTTTGTTCGTATCACAAACGTGTTCTGAGACGGctcaataaataatattatttatataaaaatacagtTTAATTGTTGGAAGCTTCAACACTATTGAACAAGgttcatattattataaaacCGTATTAATCCTTTCAAACAGCACAGTGCTCGCTCATCTTCTGCTTTCAGCCCCAAACTAAAATGTACTAAATTGATTGATCAAGCAGGTATTTGATCCAAATCATGTGATCCCTCTGACCCTCCTTCCCCTGTAGTTCATCTCTTCCTCAGCTGCTGACCGCTGGTTTCTCTGACGCAGTGACCCACCGGAGTCGTTTCCATGGCATTAAGGCGAGGACACATCAGGTACCTGAAGGTAAATGAATCAATAACTTCCTGCTCAGATCAATAAGTTATCAGACACAGATGATTGTATTTCAGCCTCTAGCTAGTGTCATGCTCCCTGTTATGGAGCCCCTTCCAGTCCAATCTGACGACCCGTACCTGTGCAGACCGTCATCTCTCACGCTCCGTGTAACACGTGTGTTTCTACAGGTGTGTGAGGTGCAGACGTCTCAGAGTGATGTCAGAGATGGGCAGCACACCCCGAAAGGAGCCTCTGGAAAGGTGACGGCtatcctctgattggctgaatcTGTTTGTATTTTCTGTGCTGTGTCTGAATTGTCATCCGTTTTATTGTGGTTAGTTAcgagtgttgcattgtgggaactgCAGGTTTGTTGATGTAATAACGGAGAGCGTTTGTGTTTCAGGAGCTGTACGATAACGGATACTGCGAGCAGATGATGGAGGACGACGATTCCAGAACCAACCTGATCGTGAACTACCTGCCTCAGAGCATGAGTCAAGACGAGCTGCGCAGCCTGTTCAGCAGCGTGGGCGACGTGGAGTCGGCCAAACTCATCCGGGACAAAGTGGCAGGTAACGCCCCCTTCGCCCTGCGGCTCCAGCCCAACCCCAGTGACCCAAAGCTCTGGAGAACTACTGCAGTTCCACCGAGCGTCGGTACCGCTGCGGTTGTAGTTCCACCGAGCGTCGGTACCGCTGCGGTTGTAGTTCCACCGAGCGTCGGTACCGCTGCGGTTGTAGTTCCACCGAGCGTCGGTACCGCTGCGGTTGTAGTTCCACCGAGCGTCGGTACCGCTGCGGTTGTAGTTCCACCGAGAGTCGGTACCGCTGCGGTTGTAGTTCCACCGAGCGTCGGTACCGCTGCGGTTGTAGTTCTACCGAGCGTCTGTACCGCTGCGGTTGTAGTTCCACCGAGCGTCGGTACCGCTGCGGTTGTAGTTCTACCGAGCGTCGGTACCGCTGCGGTTGTAGTTCTACCGAGCGTCGGTACTGCTGCGGTTCTGATGCTAATGTTGGACTAGTCTGAGTAGGAATACTAGCGTTGGTTCTGAGTCATTCTAGCACAATAATAATGTGGGTACACACATCTTCCGTGACGCGTCGTGTTTCATGGTCGTTGTTGCAGCTGTTCTGGCTGCAGGAGTTTTCGTGCTGGTGCTAGTTGTACGATCTGCAGTGTTTCTTGTGTCTCCAGcagttgtttttttctgaagtttgtctttttaaatgtttttatggaTCCGCTGATTTTAATTttaacattttgatttttttaatgacaaacTTATGGtctttgatttgtgtgtgtgtatatatatatatacacacacacacacttttattttctgCACTGTtgtaatattttgtatttccaCACCAGGTTTATGACGACTGAGTGTTAACCAGGTATCTGATGGTAATTGATGAAATCAGGGCTGGGCAATATGATTCCATATTCTATCACAGTTAATCATTCATGGACTTCACAATACAAACAAACTCATGAACATTAACCAGTGAATTCAGAATAATGTTTTGTATACATCTGATTATTAATGTTAAATGTAAGATATGAAAACATATCGTCCAACCCGAGATTAACTTTTTgttttgaatgatttcactgAATCtaacaaatgtacaaatgttTCAATGCTGttttcacatgttttatttttatttttcaggctTTGAAACTGTCTGTAAATAATTGAATAACGAATGCCTGAATATCCTGAACCTTTTGTTCCAGATTCACATTCTGCAATTCGTGTTTACTTTGAGGGAGAGCTCCTGGTCCCAGTGGTGTATTCCCTTCTGGGAAGATATCCCAGTATTGTGACCCAAACTCGCTAGTCTGCACAcgtcccagcatgcatcatgCTACTCCACCGCGACAAGATGAGCACGCTGTGATCAGAGTGATGAGCAACGTGTTGGCGTGGCGCGCGTGTTTTACATCATCAATGTGCGTCTGGCCCTGTAGTTGAGGGTTACTATAGCAACGTCCTCCAGTGTCACATCCATTGGTCACTTTAAATGTCAAAGTTTGGGACGGGAGGTCTCACTCGAACTGAACTTCAGTGGTTGTTATGAGTTTTCCGGGTTTGTTCAGAACAATGTAGTTTCTACACTTTTCAACCACTATGGAGAGGTTTCTACTGATTTCTTGTCTCTTTTTCAAGATCCAGCATGTAACAcagacatttttattattttattttgttttcctttgtgtTTCTCTAGGCCACAGTTTAGGTTACGGCTTTGTTAACTTTGTTAACCCTAATGATGCAGAGAGGGCTATCAGTACCCTCAATGGCCTGAGGCTACAGTCTAAAACTATCAAGGTAATGTGCAACAGGTGCTCTTTGTTGTCTCCACTGATCCATGTGTTCTGTTCCCTGGACACTAGAGGCCCTTGTTGCTTTCTCCTCAGACTGTTAGACCATGAAggtatttttaaaacactgcTGTTTTGGTTTTTCTGACTTGGTAAATTATTCTATCGCTGTTTTTGTTTCGCACATGTTGACACTGAATCTGTGAGTTTCATCAGTTCAGTGTGACAATGTgccagtgttttcttttatttggtCAAAAGTGCCTAATGATCTTTTTTGGATGTTttcattttgtctttttgtttctatttgatttggaataaatgtttttctttttttaatatatagaaCATAGACTTATTTAAAGTATCCCTGGGTTTTATTTAAAGACTGTCTGTAACTGTATATTTCCTTTGTTCAGtgtttctttcttcattttGTGTCGTTGTGAAGACGACCGACTGAATGCTTCCCGTCTCCTGCAGGTGTCGTTCGCGCGGCCGAGTTCAGACATGATCAAAGATGCAAACTTGTACATTAGCGGGCTGCCGAGGGCGCTGAGTCAGCAGGACTTGGAGGACATGTTCACTCGCTTTGGACACATCATCAACTCCAGAGTGCTGGTGGACCAGGCCTCCGGTAAGGGTCACCAGGGTCACCAGGGTTTCCAGGACTCTGTCACCTTTAGCTCACCCGCTCTCTTATTGGCTGTCTAGGTCTGTCACGGGGCGTGGCCTTCATCCGCTTCGACAAGAGGTCTGAGGCCGAAGACGCCGTCAAGCACCTGAATGGACACACGCCCCCTGGCAGCGCTGAGCCAATCACAGTCAAGTTCGCCGCCAACCCTAATCAGGCGAGGAACTCCCAGATGATAACGCAGATGTACCACGGCCAGTCGCGGCGCTTCGGGGGCCCCGTGCATCACCAGGCCCAGAGGTTCAGGTAGGCTCACCTGTCGCCATGGTTCTTCAGCATTTCACCCACATGACCAAGGTCACCAGGTCACGTGTTCCTTTGAACCCCTTCAGGTTTTCTCCCATGAGCGTGGACCACATGggcggagggggcggagtctcggGGAGCCCCTCCGGCGGCTGGTGTATCTTCATCTATAACCTGGGCCAGGACGCAGACGAGGCCATTCTGTGGCAGATGTTCGGGCCGTTCGGCGCCGTCGTCAACGTGAAAGTGATTCGAGATTTCAACACCAACAAGTGCAAAGGCTTCGGCTTCGTCACCATGACGAACTACGAGGAGGCCGCCATGGCGATCCACAGCCTGAACGGGTACCGACTGGGAGATAAAGTCCTGCAGGTGTCCTTTAAGACCAGCAAGGGACACAAGTAAGAGGTgattagggggcggggcttcagtcGGTTGAGCCCAACCATTTTCAGCTTTTTTGTGGATGTGAATACAATTTTTTTCCCAGCATGCCCCGTTTCCTTCAGGCTGTATGACGTCACTTGGTCCTGTACAAAAGTGTGACCGTTTTTTCACTGAATATTGTGAGTATTGATCCAAGATGGCGGAAATGAATGGAGCCCGATTGGTAGTTTGAGTTCCACCTTCAGTAAACGGGGaactgtcacatggtccacatgaaaaactgtaaatgctttttaaaaatgtatagaaCTAGTTTTCCTTCCGCCCTGCTGACATCACGTTAAAATAACTGATTACTAAAGTTGATCAGAAACATTGAACCGATGCACAAAAAGCTCCGAGCTCATTCATCCAGTCGCTTACCAACCGTCTCCTGTCGGGTGATTGACAGCTCTCTTGTCCAATAAGCACACAGGAGAGGGGTCCTGGTTACATAGTTTGTTGTGTTTGAACAAAtctattttatttcatatttttacaaatgtctTCTGGTTAAAACCCCCAAAGTACAGAAAGGTTTCCGATGTTCGAGGTCTGGTTCTCTTTGgcattttcatttgtattctgTTGACGGATTGCAGCtccattgtgttgttgttgattcaCAAATAAATCTGCTCATATCAAACCTTTCTGCAGCGTACTTGTAGTTATTGTGTATTTGGAAAAAGttgaggaattttttttttctccatgaaACGTTTTTCCCGTTGGAAGAAATGtattttgtgtatgtatatatgtgtgtatgcatgcatgcacgtgcacagatagaccccgagtggtgctcaagctcctccccttttgccccggatgagaaaagtgccctttctgctgcatccacattttttcttcattaataagtatttaagaataaaaattactcttatcaattccccccaaatgtgttttgatatctgcgcccctccctccctcgtttatgtggtatgtttctctttgttttgtctgttccagtttacAAAGATCAGTCTTGTATGAGCATTACAGaggctgaaaagagtaaacgcaagaaaaaacaacccttgtaataactacttactaacccaggggtgggcaaactttttgacctgcgggccacaatcggttctaaaatgtgacagaggggccaggagcatttagacacgcaatgtaatttattaaacctggagattgcgtcttttttatacatttcaatttaaggtacaaatttaaagtaatcaacatttactggaaagagatcaatgctcactttcaacattcaaaacaaattattacccaacaaAATACTcactcaataatttctaattgttttaaaccccgcaaaataatggacggattgtcctgagagatagactgtcttaaatatcctgcctgcagcagaaactagaaaggggtctttaaagtcagggcgatgtgcggcgtcatctggtcagcatgtgtatgaacccgtcacaaacagacagcgctttactcgagaaaatatgaccctaaagctgacaattgaagttagattttttttaattattcatatctcttctgaaaacacacatttactcatgtggaccaactgttttggtgtttgaaattggtttaccaaaaaggtcataggttcacaaaagcagtgaaatatctgaatacaatgctagatacatgtaattgcacctgtccatcctggagggatcctcctccgttctctcctgaagggttcttcacttttcccccctgaagggttatttgggagtttttcctgatccgatgtgaggtcaaaggtcaaaggtcagggatgtctatatgtacagattgtaaagcactccgagacaaattcgtaatttgtgaaattgggctccacaaataaactgaattgaattaaataaatgaggaaaaccaaattttgtattcccgttttttagtaaaaatgatgtgtctgtcacacattcaccaaaatgataaagatgggactgagaaattacttcatattgcagataaagtttcatggggtgtgtgcaaataaaaaatgaccattacatttttttt is a window of Pseudoliparis swirei isolate HS2019 ecotype Mariana Trench unplaced genomic scaffold, NWPU_hadal_v1 hadal_26, whole genome shotgun sequence DNA encoding:
- the LOC130191094 gene encoding ELAV-like protein 1 isoform X1, whose translation is MALRRGHIRYLKVCEVQTSQSDVRDGQHTPKGASGKELYDNGYCEQMMEDDDSRTNLIVNYLPQSMSQDELRSLFSSVGDVESAKLIRDKVAGHSLGYGFVNFVNPNDAERAISTLNGLRLQSKTIKVSFARPSSDMIKDANLYISGLPRALSQQDLEDMFTRFGHIINSRVLVDQASGLSRGVAFIRFDKRSEAEDAVKHLNGHTPPGSAEPITVKFAANPNQARNSQMITQMYHGQSRRFGGPVHHQAQRFRFSPMSVDHMGGGGGVSGSPSGGWCIFIYNLGQDADEAILWQMFGPFGAVVNVKVIRDFNTNKCKGFGFVTMTNYEEAAMAIHSLNGYRLGDKVLQVSFKTSKGHK
- the LOC130191094 gene encoding ELAV-like protein 1 isoform X2, with the protein product MIKDANLYISGLPRALSQQDLEDMFTRFGHIINSRVLVDQASGLSRGVAFIRFDKRSEAEDAVKHLNGHTPPGSAEPITVKFAANPNQARNSQMITQMYHGQSRRFGGPVHHQAQRFRFSPMSVDHMGGGGGVSGSPSGGWCIFIYNLGQDADEAILWQMFGPFGAVVNVKVIRDFNTNKCKGFGFVTMTNYEEAAMAIHSLNGYRLGDKVLQVSFKTSKGHK